The following coding sequences are from one Treponema bryantii window:
- the trmB gene encoding tRNA (guanosine(46)-N7)-methyltransferase TrmB: MTAAQERAYNELAPSWCIPFEHKKLNFVDVFGNTNPIVIEIGFGMGDATIALAEANPEINYLGIEVHTPGVGKVLSEIQKKDLKNLYIIEYDALEVLEYMIGDNSVNGFHIFFPDPWPKKRHHKRRMVQRPRTNLFAQKLAPGGYLYFVTDIIDYAEFALEELNQTEHLKNKYEGFAEPQPWRAQTKFERKGLKADRSITEIYFEKV; the protein is encoded by the coding sequence ATGACTGCAGCACAGGAGCGTGCATATAATGAACTTGCTCCTTCATGGTGTATTCCATTTGAACACAAAAAACTGAACTTTGTTGATGTTTTTGGAAATACAAATCCTATCGTAATTGAAATTGGCTTTGGAATGGGTGATGCAACTATTGCCCTCGCAGAAGCTAATCCTGAAATCAACTATCTTGGAATTGAAGTTCACACACCTGGTGTAGGTAAGGTGCTTTCAGAAATCCAGAAGAAAGACTTAAAGAATCTTTACATTATTGAATACGATGCTCTTGAAGTTCTTGAATATATGATTGGCGATAATTCAGTAAACGGCTTTCATATTTTCTTCCCTGACCCATGGCCTAAAAAGAGACATCATAAACGACGTATGGTTCAGCGCCCTCGAACAAATCTTTTTGCACAGAAACTTGCTCCAGGCGGATACCTTTATTTTGTAACTGATATTATTGATTACGCTGAATTTGCTCTTGAAGAATTAAATCAGACTGAGCATCTTAAAAACAAATATGAAGGATTTGCAGAGCCACAGCCATGGCGTGCACAGACAAAGTTTGAACGCAAAGGTCTGAAAGCAGACAGAAGCATTACAGAAATCTATTTTGAGAAGGTCTAA
- the ligA gene encoding NAD-dependent DNA ligase LigA: MAESRIKELEQLITRYQKSYYDGEGEISDAEFDKLWDELKELDPANAILHRVGADSGNFEKVQHVMPMGSQEKAANPEQFLAWAEKHVYDAYLVEYKLDGASLELQYEGGYLKRAVTRGDGSIGDDITANARKMGGVNAAIYKDGQLVPFTGGIRGEVIMTHEVHKTHFPDKANCRNAANGLMKRKDGKGSEYLKLIVYDALSTDGKSYFNTEEEKIRWLMDCGFNVVRLVICKSPDRVIAYRAKIMEERKDLEYDIDGLVVKESSINFADASRDRPDRQIAFKFSLEESVSTLREVEWSISGGTYTPVAIFDEVELNGTKVQRASLANPDTLRKLGVRIGSHVVIVKRGEIIPKIESVVEEKGLETSEIEFPKVCEVCGTPLVDEGSRLFCPNKACSKRVLHQLLKYQQVVDIRDLGETLITSLFNDKRLKSISDIYSLQVEDLVPYFLNEESMEADKKSLGAEKVYNSIQNHRRMRLATFVGAFDIEGVGEASAEKLIGAGFNTLEKLLTATEEQIAAVYGFAEIMAHIIVEGLAENAEEMQNLVETGVIELESAGEGKLAGKSFCFTGELVTMKRADAEQRVKKNGGSIKSSVTKDLSYLVTNDTTSGSSKNQKAAKLGIPVIDEMQFLELLK, translated from the coding sequence ATGGCCGAATCCAGAATCAAAGAACTCGAACAACTCATAACCCGTTATCAGAAATCCTATTACGACGGCGAAGGTGAAATAAGCGATGCAGAATTTGATAAGCTCTGGGATGAATTAAAAGAGCTGGATCCTGCTAATGCTATTTTACATCGCGTTGGTGCAGATTCTGGAAACTTTGAAAAAGTTCAACATGTAATGCCAATGGGTAGTCAGGAAAAGGCTGCTAATCCTGAACAGTTTTTAGCCTGGGCAGAAAAGCATGTTTATGACGCATATCTTGTAGAATATAAACTCGATGGCGCTTCACTTGAACTTCAATATGAAGGCGGCTACCTGAAACGAGCTGTTACTCGTGGTGACGGTTCTATTGGTGATGATATAACTGCCAATGCCCGTAAGATGGGCGGTGTAAATGCTGCCATTTATAAAGACGGACAGCTTGTACCTTTTACCGGCGGAATCCGTGGTGAAGTAATTATGACACATGAAGTTCATAAAACTCACTTCCCGGATAAAGCAAACTGCCGTAATGCAGCTAATGGTCTTATGAAACGCAAGGACGGAAAGGGCAGCGAATATCTTAAACTTATAGTTTATGATGCACTTTCTACAGACGGAAAATCATATTTTAATACCGAAGAAGAAAAAATCCGCTGGCTTATGGACTGCGGTTTTAATGTAGTTCGACTTGTAATCTGTAAAAGCCCCGACCGCGTAATTGCTTACCGTGCAAAAATAATGGAAGAGCGAAAAGACCTTGAGTACGATATTGACGGACTTGTTGTAAAAGAAAGTTCCATAAATTTTGCAGATGCAAGCCGCGACAGGCCAGACCGCCAGATTGCCTTTAAGTTCAGTCTTGAAGAATCTGTTTCTACTCTTCGTGAAGTTGAGTGGAGTATCAGCGGCGGTACCTATACTCCTGTTGCGATTTTTGATGAAGTTGAATTAAACGGAACAAAGGTTCAGCGTGCAAGTCTTGCAAATCCGGATACATTGCGTAAACTTGGTGTTCGGATTGGAAGTCATGTTGTCATTGTAAAGCGCGGTGAAATCATTCCAAAAATCGAAAGCGTTGTTGAAGAAAAAGGACTTGAGACTTCAGAAATAGAATTTCCAAAAGTCTGCGAAGTGTGCGGAACACCTCTTGTAGATGAAGGCAGCAGATTGTTCTGTCCAAATAAAGCCTGTTCAAAAAGAGTTCTTCATCAGCTTTTGAAATATCAGCAGGTAGTTGATATCCGAGATCTTGGAGAAACTCTCATTACTTCGCTTTTCAATGATAAGCGTCTTAAGTCAATTTCAGATATTTACAGCCTTCAGGTAGAAGACCTTGTTCCATATTTCTTAAATGAAGAGAGTATGGAAGCAGATAAAAAATCTCTCGGTGCAGAAAAGGTATACAATTCAATTCAGAATCACCGCCGTATGAGACTTGCAACTTTTGTAGGTGCTTTTGATATTGAAGGGGTAGGTGAGGCTTCAGCAGAAAAACTTATTGGTGCCGGCTTTAATACCCTTGAAAAGTTATTGACTGCAACAGAAGAACAGATTGCAGCTGTATATGGTTTTGCAGAAATCATGGCACATATAATTGTTGAAGGTCTTGCTGAAAATGCAGAAGAAATGCAAAACCTTGTAGAGACTGGTGTGATTGAACTTGAATCTGCTGGTGAAGGAAAACTTGCAGGAAAATCCTTTTGTTTTACCGGAGAACTTGTTACAATGAAGAGAGCAGATGCAGAGCAGCGAGTTAAGAAAAACGGCGGTTCTATAAAATCATCTGTTACAAAGGACCTGTCTTATCTGGTAACAAACGATACAACCAGCGGTTCTTCAAAAAATCAGAAAGCGGCAAAGCTTGGAATTCCAGTTATTGATGAAATGCAGTTTCTGGAACTTTTGAAATAA
- a CDS encoding M23 family metallopeptidase, giving the protein MKKILIVIFCLLQFSFIFAASAKYESENYNLNIRYNDVITPGDAIFVKMNISVPKNHKKTKTEPEKKATLQLLQDKKVIESAPFYHLKNKKTNYTEMLCGIPVSLWLKEGNYSIKVIYADSDSDIKEFILPSKLEMRTFPEEILKLDERNTSIKTDNSPERAAQIDKLNNILFTTMPSDIFSLKKFTTPTESQRYTAYCGDRRTYVYTNGKSSTSLHYGNDYGVPTGTEVHSCAAGKVVLAESRISTGWSVVVEHLPGLYSLYYHMNELSVKEGDMVTQGQLLGKSGATGLATGPHLHWEVRLNGSAVRPEFFLNNFTFEED; this is encoded by the coding sequence ATGAAAAAAATTCTGATTGTTATTTTCTGCTTACTTCAGTTCAGCTTTATTTTTGCAGCCAGTGCAAAATATGAATCAGAAAACTATAACCTTAACATCAGATACAATGATGTTATTACTCCAGGAGATGCAATCTTTGTAAAGATGAATATCTCTGTTCCTAAAAATCATAAAAAAACAAAAACAGAACCTGAAAAAAAAGCTACTCTTCAGCTTTTACAGGACAAAAAAGTAATTGAATCAGCTCCTTTCTATCATCTGAAAAATAAAAAGACAAACTATACAGAGATGCTCTGCGGTATTCCGGTTTCTCTGTGGCTAAAAGAAGGAAACTACAGCATTAAAGTAATTTATGCTGATTCAGATTCTGACATTAAAGAGTTTATTCTTCCTTCTAAACTTGAAATGAGAACCTTCCCGGAAGAAATCCTTAAGCTTGACGAACGTAATACAAGCATTAAAACTGATAACAGTCCTGAACGTGCAGCTCAGATTGATAAGCTGAATAATATTCTTTTTACAACAATGCCTTCAGATATCTTTTCTTTGAAAAAGTTCACAACTCCAACGGAGTCTCAGCGATATACGGCTTATTGCGGAGACCGCAGAACTTATGTTTATACAAACGGAAAATCTTCTACAAGCCTTCACTACGGAAATGACTATGGAGTTCCAACAGGAACAGAAGTACATTCCTGTGCAGCCGGAAAAGTTGTATTGGCAGAAAGCCGTATTTCAACCGGCTGGAGTGTAGTTGTTGAACATCTTCCAGGCCTTTACAGCCTTTACTATCATATGAATGAACTTTCGGTTAAAGAAGGTGATATGGTTACTCAGGGACAGCTTCTTGGAAAATCAGGAGCAACAGGTCTTGCAACAGGTCCACACCTTCACTGGGAAGTACGACTTAACGGAAGTGCTGTACGTCCTGAGTTCTTCTTAAACAACTTTACTTTTGAAGAAGACTAG
- the recJ gene encoding single-stranded-DNA-specific exonuclease RecJ — translation MRADASISNDSSRWVKKPVSKQQIEPLCNLFNLTPLQASVFVRRGITEGKELLYYLEDDLRFQHNPFLFSGMEDAVERILQAKEEGEKVLIYGDSDVDGVTSTAILYEELVRQGIDVQWRLPLEDDGYGLSIKAIDDFAAQDGTLIITVDCGISNNDEIAHANDLGIEVIVTDHHNPPEELPEAIIILDPKLEDSLYPFDGISGAAVAYKLVSALRFADTDFYNAEISLLQLSEDTQNQCYNVDCIKIKNLVKIKELHEKIVPGQTSIYDLKLPYFLQGQLIYSWDSRQTLNLLGQIFGSGIEFNLNDLRSEIINVIPSVRNKTSAQIKALSQIAKYSEGDASELESIYNLYVTYCKKVIAAKKPEQTLNEQKDLQLVALAAMADIMPMKNENRIFVKAGIASIKKNRPRQGLAELFNKLNINLDSLSSTDLSWNVIPAMNAAGRMGHPEISLKLLISSEAREREQLAATIHDMNEERKDMVSNSFYKIHDAAQQSIALHNNKLCVSVDESINKGVTGILASRLMQDFNVPTITITYENEVCTGSMRSCRGFIATSFLDNLGDIFINHGGHNFAAGFSFYKSNLEVFLKRVQENSAAVYLEEENTCIDVDAEIPEEHLTPENFCLIDMFEPCGAESPELVLMTRGIKLIDTMVLGKKEPRHLKLIFDTGKYKIPAMFWGQAERLRKDILIGKKYDVLYNMSRNYYNGTKSNQLIIKEIVPSTGD, via the coding sequence GTGAGAGCCGACGCTTCTATTTCTAATGATTCATCAAGATGGGTAAAAAAGCCCGTATCTAAGCAGCAGATTGAACCGCTTTGTAATTTATTTAACCTGACACCACTACAGGCTTCTGTTTTTGTGCGCAGAGGCATTACTGAAGGTAAGGAACTTCTTTATTATCTGGAAGATGATTTGCGTTTTCAGCATAATCCTTTTCTTTTTTCCGGAATGGAGGATGCGGTTGAGCGTATTCTTCAGGCAAAAGAAGAAGGCGAAAAAGTTCTGATTTACGGTGACAGTGATGTTGACGGTGTTACCAGTACAGCAATTTTATATGAAGAACTTGTAAGACAAGGAATTGATGTTCAGTGGCGACTTCCTTTAGAAGATGACGGCTATGGACTGTCTATAAAAGCAATTGATGATTTTGCCGCTCAGGACGGCACTCTGATTATTACCGTTGACTGCGGTATTTCAAACAATGATGAAATTGCTCACGCAAATGATCTTGGAATTGAAGTAATTGTTACCGATCATCATAATCCGCCGGAAGAACTTCCTGAAGCAATCATAATTCTTGACCCGAAACTTGAAGATTCACTCTACCCGTTTGACGGAATCTCAGGAGCTGCAGTTGCCTATAAACTTGTCAGTGCGCTCCGTTTTGCAGACACAGATTTTTATAATGCAGAAATCAGCCTGCTTCAGCTTTCTGAAGATACACAAAACCAGTGTTATAACGTAGACTGCATCAAAATAAAAAATCTTGTGAAAATTAAAGAGCTTCACGAAAAAATTGTTCCGGGCCAGACTTCTATTTATGATCTTAAGCTTCCTTACTTTCTGCAGGGACAGCTGATTTATTCCTGGGATTCAAGACAGACTCTGAATCTTCTTGGTCAGATTTTTGGAAGCGGAATTGAATTTAATCTGAATGATCTGCGCTCAGAAATCATTAATGTAATTCCTTCTGTAAGAAATAAAACTTCAGCTCAGATAAAGGCGCTTTCTCAGATTGCAAAATATTCAGAAGGTGACGCATCTGAACTGGAAAGCATATATAATTTGTATGTTACTTACTGTAAAAAAGTAATTGCAGCTAAAAAGCCAGAGCAGACCTTAAATGAACAGAAAGACCTTCAGCTGGTAGCTCTTGCTGCAATGGCCGACATCATGCCGATGAAAAATGAAAACCGCATTTTTGTTAAGGCCGGTATTGCATCAATAAAGAAAAACAGACCTCGACAGGGGCTTGCTGAACTTTTTAATAAGCTGAACATCAATCTGGATAGTCTTTCTTCTACAGACCTTTCCTGGAATGTAATTCCTGCAATGAATGCAGCCGGCCGTATGGGACATCCCGAGATTTCTCTCAAGCTTCTTATTTCCAGCGAAGCACGTGAACGCGAACAGCTAGCCGCTACAATTCATGATATGAACGAAGAACGAAAGGATATGGTAAGCAATTCCTTTTATAAAATTCATGATGCAGCTCAACAGAGTATTGCATTACACAACAATAAACTTTGCGTTTCTGTTGATGAAAGTATTAACAAAGGCGTTACAGGTATCCTTGCTTCCCGACTCATGCAGGATTTCAATGTTCCTACAATCACAATTACTTACGAAAATGAGGTATGTACAGGCTCAATGAGAAGCTGCCGCGGTTTCATTGCCACCAGCTTCCTGGATAATCTTGGGGACATCTTTATAAATCATGGTGGCCATAATTTTGCAGCCGGCTTCAGTTTTTATAAATCAAACCTTGAAGTTTTTCTAAAACGCGTTCAGGAAAATTCTGCAGCCGTTTATCTTGAAGAAGAAAATACCTGTATTGACGTTGATGCTGAAATTCCAGAAGAACATCTAACACCTGAAAACTTCTGCCTCATTGATATGTTTGAACCATGTGGTGCAGAAAGCCCGGAACTTGTTCTTATGACCCGTGGAATTAAACTTATCGATACAATGGTTCTTGGAAAAAAGGAACCTCGTCATCTTAAGCTGATTTTTGATACAGGAAAATATAAAATTCCTGCAATGTTCTGGGGACAGGCAGAAAGACTTAGAAAAGACATTTTAATCGGAAAAAAATATGATGTGCTTTATAATATGAGCCGAAACTATTATAACGGGACAAAATCAAATCAATTGATTATCAAAGAAATTGTTCCTTCTACAGGAGATTAA
- the recO gene encoding DNA repair protein RecO codes for MNRSSSTSAIILSLKPLGENNSSVTLLTPDNGILYAVLYGGPKSRMRSLVSQWNSGKVWLYENPEKNQIKISDFEVSNYHTSFSQNLFKSYAASLAAELAIKTRCAGSAQQCHRLVSGFLDGMELCDEEQSRLGLLRFLWRYLELLGIQPQSHACSNCGKTFLDTRFAPEAVSYYNSMENSFICPDCADHLQGENMLSVKNTAVQYLSALTVLTPSEARKLTIDEEIYGQIRQLVFFLIENSIDQKLNSIETGMGIL; via the coding sequence ATGAACAGATCATCTTCCACCTCTGCAATAATACTCTCTTTAAAACCTCTCGGAGAAAATAATTCTTCAGTCACTCTACTCACTCCAGATAACGGTATACTTTACGCAGTTTTATACGGTGGTCCCAAAAGCCGCATGCGTTCGCTTGTTTCTCAATGGAACAGCGGTAAAGTGTGGCTTTATGAAAATCCTGAAAAAAATCAAATCAAAATAAGTGACTTTGAAGTTTCAAATTATCACACAAGCTTCAGTCAGAATCTATTTAAGTCTTATGCAGCATCACTTGCAGCAGAACTTGCCATTAAAACCCGTTGTGCCGGAAGTGCTCAGCAATGTCACCGACTAGTCAGCGGTTTTCTGGACGGAATGGAGCTTTGCGATGAAGAACAGAGCCGACTCGGGCTTCTTCGTTTTCTATGGCGATATCTGGAACTGCTTGGAATTCAGCCGCAATCACATGCCTGCAGTAACTGCGGCAAAACTTTTTTAGATACAAGGTTTGCACCTGAGGCCGTTTCCTATTATAATAGTATGGAAAACAGTTTTATCTGTCCTGATTGTGCAGACCATCTTCAAGGCGAAAATATGCTTAGTGTAAAAAATACTGCCGTACAGTATCTTTCTGCACTGACCGTTCTAACTCCTTCCGAGGCCCGCAAACTTACAATTGATGAGGAAATCTACGGACAGATTCGACAGCTGGTTTTCTTTCTGATTGAAAACAGTATAGACCAGAAATTGAACTCGATCGAAACTGGGATGGGGATTTTGTGA
- the araD gene encoding L-ribulose-5-phosphate 4-epimerase AraD, which translates to MTFESLRNEAYEANMKIPENHLALYTWGNVSAFDKDKGVFAIKPSGVPYPELTPESMVIIDLEGKKVDGSLNPSSDTPTHAVLYKEFAVNKGGEVGGIIHTHSTCAVAWAQAVRSVPLFGTTHADHIQKSVPCTPYLSREAVERDYEKETGLLIVKHFEELGLNPSEVNMVLCGGHGPFAWGKNADKAVYNGTVLEEICKMAMYTLQIRPDATELPDYIVNKHYMRKHGPNAYYGQGK; encoded by the coding sequence ATGACATTTGAATCACTTAGAAACGAAGCTTACGAAGCTAATATGAAAATCCCGGAGAACCATCTTGCTCTTTATACATGGGGAAACGTTTCTGCATTTGATAAAGACAAGGGAGTATTCGCAATTAAACCTTCTGGAGTTCCATATCCAGAACTTACACCAGAATCAATGGTTATTATTGATTTAGAGGGTAAAAAAGTTGATGGTTCTTTGAATCCTTCAAGCGATACCCCTACTCACGCTGTACTATACAAGGAGTTTGCTGTAAATAAAGGCGGCGAAGTTGGTGGAATCATTCATACTCACTCAACCTGTGCTGTTGCATGGGCTCAGGCTGTTCGCTCTGTACCACTTTTTGGAACAACACACGCTGACCACATTCAGAAATCAGTTCCATGTACACCATACCTCAGCCGCGAAGCCGTTGAACGTGACTACGAAAAAGAAACTGGTCTTTTGATTGTAAAACACTTTGAAGAACTCGGTCTTAATCCAAGCGAAGTAAACATGGTTCTCTGCGGAGGCCACGGACCTTTTGCATGGGGCAAGAACGCAGACAAGGCTGTTTACAACGGAACTGTTCTTGAAGAAATCTGTAAGATGGCAATGTATACACTTCAGATTCGTCCTGATGCAACTGAGCTTCCTGATTATATTGTAAACAAACACTATATGCGTAAGCATGGACCTAACGCTTACTACGGTCAGGGTAAATAA
- a CDS encoding xylulokinase — protein MGNKELIESGSAVLGIEFGSTRIKAVLINDKYEPIAGGSYTWENTLDNGIWTYPLTQIHEGLQTCYADLKKDVQEKYGVKITKFRAGGISAMMHGYLAFDKDENLLVPFRTWRNTITGQASKELSDLFNFPVPERWSVSHLYQAILNKEPHISKIENVYTLAGYIHYMLTGKKVLGVGDASGMFPVKYDNGKADYNPDFKAKFEALDGVKALGLKLDNVFPKVLMAGEEAGTLTDSGAKFLDPTGDLQTGIPFCPPEGDAGTGMAATNSVAAKTGNISAGTSVFSMVVLEKDLKKAYPGIIDIVTTPAGLPVAMVHANNCTGEHNYWMDLFYEVATLMCGAENTPKIGKFFDDLIGKSLEADKDCGGLLAYNYLSGETITGFNSGRPLFARAENAKFNVANFMRVQMFASLGALRAGMNILYDEEKVPVESMTGAGGYFKTEAGLKYMAAAMKTSVSAMETAGEGGPWGMALLAAFAAEGKKDLGDFLNKEVFGNCKKTTSAPEAELVESFNIYFERYMKGLAIEKAAVENL, from the coding sequence ATGGGAAACAAAGAACTTATTGAAAGCGGCAGTGCCGTTCTTGGAATTGAATTCGGTTCAACACGTATTAAGGCTGTACTGATTAACGACAAATATGAACCAATTGCAGGCGGTTCATATACCTGGGAAAACACCCTCGATAACGGTATCTGGACTTACCCTCTTACTCAGATTCACGAAGGTCTTCAGACCTGTTACGCAGACCTTAAAAAGGACGTTCAGGAAAAATACGGCGTAAAGATTACAAAGTTCCGTGCCGGTGGTATTTCTGCTATGATGCACGGTTACCTTGCTTTTGATAAGGACGAAAATCTTCTTGTTCCTTTCAGAACATGGCGCAATACAATTACTGGTCAAGCTTCTAAAGAGCTTTCAGACCTTTTCAATTTCCCTGTTCCAGAGCGCTGGTCTGTTTCTCACCTTTATCAGGCTATTTTGAACAAAGAGCCACATATCTCAAAGATTGAAAACGTATACACTCTCGCAGGCTACATTCACTATATGCTCACAGGCAAGAAGGTTCTTGGTGTGGGCGATGCAAGCGGTATGTTCCCTGTAAAATATGATAACGGCAAGGCTGACTACAATCCTGATTTCAAGGCTAAGTTTGAAGCTCTTGATGGCGTAAAAGCTCTCGGTCTCAAGCTTGACAATGTTTTCCCTAAGGTTTTGATGGCTGGTGAAGAGGCTGGTACTTTGACTGATTCTGGTGCTAAGTTCCTTGACCCGACAGGAGATCTTCAGACAGGTATTCCATTCTGTCCTCCAGAAGGAGATGCCGGAACTGGTATGGCTGCTACTAACTCTGTTGCCGCTAAAACAGGTAACATCAGTGCAGGTACATCAGTATTCAGCATGGTTGTTCTCGAAAAAGACCTTAAGAAAGCTTACCCTGGAATTATCGATATCGTAACTACACCTGCAGGACTTCCAGTTGCAATGGTTCACGCTAATAACTGTACAGGCGAGCACAACTACTGGATGGATTTGTTCTATGAAGTAGCAACTCTTATGTGCGGTGCAGAAAATACACCAAAAATTGGTAAGTTCTTTGATGATTTGATTGGTAAATCTCTTGAAGCTGATAAGGATTGCGGCGGACTTCTCGCATACAACTATCTCTCAGGTGAAACAATCACAGGCTTTAATTCTGGCCGCCCATTGTTTGCCCGTGCAGAAAACGCTAAGTTCAATGTTGCAAACTTTATGCGTGTTCAGATGTTCGCTTCTCTCGGAGCTCTTCGTGCAGGTATGAACATTCTTTATGATGAAGAAAAGGTTCCTGTAGAAAGCATGACAGGTGCCGGCGGATACTTTAAGACTGAAGCAGGTCTTAAATACATGGCTGCTGCAATGAAGACTTCTGTAAGCGCTATGGAAACAGCCGGTGAAGGCGGACCTTGGGGTATGGCACTGCTTGCTGCATTTGCAGCTGAAGGCAAGAAAGACCTCGGAGACTTCCTGAACAAAGAAGTATTCGGTAACTGCAAGAAGACAACTTCTGCACCAGAAGCTGAACTTGTTGAGAGTTTTAATATTTACTTTGAAAGATATATGAAAGGATTAGCAATCGAGAAAGCTGCGGTTGAAAATCTTTAA
- a CDS encoding serine hydrolase domain-containing protein, with translation MIFKNSDKLQFVLDDFVAKKEAAGLNLLVCKDGKEIGYWESGLADVAAGKPYSRDTIVRLYSMTKPVTAAAAMVLMEEGRLDFAEEVFRYLPEFGGLKVCSEPGRKGTPRPVSRHILISDLLNMTSGYTYGAWSEDCPLGEHLTSDLIAELNKDQAENGPNKITTREVARRLSEIPVSFEPGTDYNYGLSADILGAVIEVASGMKFSDFLKKRIFEPLGMKDTAFYVPQDKQNRLAKVYRAGGELFTYCNLGIQDKMNHEPAFESGGAGLCSTIDDYMKFALMLANGGIYEGRRILSENTVRYLSEARLTPALQTRFDMKMPHLAGYTYCNLLRVAANPGNCNVITNKGEFGWDGWLGPYVSVDRESGITIVMTMQRCDSGTTSAARKVRNIIYSAL, from the coding sequence ATGATTTTTAAAAATTCCGATAAATTACAATTTGTTTTAGATGATTTTGTGGCTAAAAAGGAAGCGGCCGGACTGAACCTTCTGGTGTGTAAAGATGGGAAGGAAATCGGCTACTGGGAGTCTGGGCTTGCTGATGTGGCGGCTGGCAAACCTTATTCACGCGACACGATTGTTCGGCTTTATTCAATGACAAAGCCTGTAACCGCGGCGGCCGCTATGGTGCTTATGGAAGAGGGGCGGCTGGATTTTGCGGAGGAAGTATTCCGATATTTACCGGAATTTGGCGGACTAAAGGTATGTTCTGAGCCTGGTCGTAAAGGAACTCCTCGTCCTGTATCAAGACATATTCTTATTTCTGACCTTTTGAATATGACAAGCGGCTATACTTATGGCGCCTGGAGTGAAGATTGTCCTCTTGGAGAGCATCTTACATCAGATTTGATAGCCGAATTAAATAAAGATCAGGCAGAAAACGGCCCTAATAAGATTACTACCCGCGAAGTAGCCCGACGTCTTTCGGAAATCCCTGTCAGCTTTGAGCCTGGTACAGACTACAACTATGGACTTTCTGCTGACATTCTTGGTGCGGTAATAGAGGTTGCAAGCGGAATGAAGTTCAGTGACTTCCTTAAAAAACGCATATTCGAACCTCTTGGAATGAAGGATACTGCTTTTTACGTACCACAGGATAAACAGAACCGGCTTGCAAAGGTATACCGTGCAGGCGGAGAGCTTTTTACATACTGCAATTTAGGTATTCAGGACAAAATGAATCATGAACCGGCTTTTGAAAGTGGTGGTGCGGGACTTTGTTCTACAATTGATGATTATATGAAGTTTGCACTGATGCTTGCAAATGGTGGTATTTACGAAGGAAGACGAATCCTTAGTGAAAATACAGTAAGATATTTATCAGAAGCAAGACTTACACCAGCACTTCAGACTCGTTTTGATATGAAAATGCCTCATCTTGCAGGATACACCTATTGTAATCTTTTAAGAGTTGCGGCAAATCCTGGAAATTGTAATGTAATTACAAATAAAGGAGAGTTTGGCTGGGATGGCTGGCTTGGACCTTATGTGAGTGTAGATCGTGAATCAGGAATTACAATTGTAATGACAATGCAGCGCTGTGATTCAGGAACTACTTCTGCAGCAAGAAAGGTACGGAATATCATTTATAGTGCATTATGA
- a CDS encoding DNA-directed RNA polymerase subunit omega, with protein MVFPLEQLVEFDENIYEITVAASLRAYQMAKVDDPEIAANQDKVVCAAAKQLFTKRVTYRIEHKD; from the coding sequence ATGGTTTTTCCTTTGGAACAGTTAGTTGAGTTTGATGAAAATATCTATGAAATAACAGTTGCAGCAAGCCTTCGTGCATATCAGATGGCTAAGGTTGATGACCCGGAAATCGCTGCAAATCAGGATAAGGTTGTTTGTGCAGCTGCAAAACAGCTTTTTACAAAAAGAGTAACTTACCGTATTGAGCACAAAGACTAA